Proteins encoded within one genomic window of Plasmodium malariae genome assembly, contig: PmUG01_00_21, whole genome shotgun sequence:
- the PmUG01_00042300 gene encoding fam-l protein — protein sequence MEQNIKTTLFIKITTFILLCWICHFCIYISTLKKTLDEKKNNRSILHARTYRLLAIYKKDNDSSTLCLKEEMSINGMHEINDITNNEKDDLGKKKRSNECPSKCAGGYKRPTKNKSCTFETKKYSHTEKKIFKELDYTDFLKNNKAISDKIYNKIILKKFGLRIFLPVLIFLFLLIIFILEISLNSVKPKSTLLSELGLNKEFLKPLSEGEWKSFLSVLKNLGGFLKHSVSDSAGTATCIMCDTANSVSDACILGQFFRILIYFVPFIILSITVIIGIIYYHKKVNKYEKIKYRKR from the exons Atggaacaaaatattaaaactacactttttattaaaattactacgtttatccttttatgttggatatgtcatttttgtatttatata agTACTCTTAAAAAAACTTtggatgaaaaaaagaataatcgTAGTATATTACATGCAAGGACTTATCGCTTACTAGCAATATACAAGAAGGATAATGATTCAAGTACTTTAtgtttaaaagaagaaatgtCAATTAATGGTATGCatgaaataaatgatataacTAATAATGAGAAGGATGATttggggaaaaaaaaaagatcaaATGAATGTCCCTCAAAGTGTGCAGGAGGTTATAAAAGACCtacgaaaaataaatcttgtacatttgaaacaaaaaaatattctcataccgaaaaaaaaatattcaaagaacttgattatacggattttcttaaaaataacaagGCAATCAGTGATAAGATttacaacaaaataatacttaaaaaattcgGATTGCGAATTTTTTTACCTGTGTTAATCttcttgtttttattaataatatttatactagAAATATCACTGAATTCTGTAAAACCCAAAAGTACTTTATTGTCTGAATTAGGATTAAACAAGGAATTTTTAAAACCCTTAAGCGAAGGAGAATGgaaatcatttttatcagttttgaaaaatttagGAGGGTTTTTAAAACACAGTGTATCTGATTCTGCGGGCACAGCTACATGTATTATGTGTGATACAGCAAATAGTGTTAGTGATGCATGCATATTAGGACAATTTTTCCgtattctaatatatttcgtacctttcattatattaaGTATTACTGTAATAAtaggaattatttattatcataaaaaagtcaacaaatatgaaaaaattaaatacagaaaaagataa